From Microbacterium sp. 10M-3C3:
GAGGTCGAGGCGCCGCAGCAGCTGCGCGTTCAGCGCCACCACCACGGTCGACGCCGACATCAGGATCGCGCCAACCGACATCGGCAGGACGAACCCGATCGGCGCGAGGACGCCGGCCGCGAGCGGCACCGAGAGGAGGTTGTACCCGGCCGCCCACCACAGGTTCTGCGTCATCTTGCGATAGCTGGCACGCGAGAGCTCGATGACCGACACGACCGAGCGCGGGTCGTCGCTGGCGAGGATCACCCCGGCCGACGCGATGGCGACGTCGGTGCCGGCGCCGATCGCGATGCCGACGTCGGCGCGCGCGAGAGCGGGAGCGTCGTTCACGCCGTCGCCGACCATGGCGACCTGCCGTCCTTCCGCCTGCAGCTCGGCGACCTTCGCCGCCTTGTCCTCCGGGCGCACGCCGGCGAAGAACCGGTCGATTCCCAGCTCGTCGGCGACGGATGCGGCGACCTCACGCGCGTCGCCGGTGATCATGACGACGTCCACGCCGCGGGCGCGCAGAGCATCGACGGCGCGACGCGACTCCGGACGGATGCCGTCGGCGAGCCGCAGCGCGCCCGCGACGGCGCCGTCCACGATGACGTGCAGCACGATCGCGCCCTCCGCTCGCCACGGGCGGGCAGCGGCGAGCTCGTCGAGCTGCTCCTGCGCGAGGAGGTGCGGCCCACCGACCTGCACCGCGCTCTCGCGCACCCGCGCGCGCACGCCGACCGCAGGCGACGACGAGAAATCGGCCGCGCGCGGCACGTCCAGTCCGCGCTCCTGCGCCGCGCGGACGACGGCGCGGGCGAGCGGATGCTCCGAATCGGCCTCCGCCGCGGCGGCGAGCGCGAGCACGCGGTCGGCGTCGAATCCGCCCATCGACTCGATCGCGGTCACGGTGGGAGCGCCCTCGGTCAGTGTGCCGGTCTTGTCGAAGAGCACGGTATCGACCGTCCGCATGCTCTCCAGGGCCAGGCGGTCCTTCACGAGCACGCCGCCGCGCGCGGCGCGTTCGGTCGCGATCGACACGACGAGCGGGATCGCGAGGCCCAGCGCGTGCGGGCACGCGATGACGAGGACCGTGATGGTGCGCACGACCGCATCGTCGGGCAGTCCGACCAGGGTCCACGCGAGCGCGGTGAGGATGCCGGCGCCGAGCGCGAACCAGAACAGCCACCCCGCGGCGCGATC
This genomic window contains:
- a CDS encoding heavy metal translocating P-type ATPase produces the protein MSDHHALAQPEVHADHAGHTGHGGHGDHVARFRRLFWIMLVLAAPVVGFSAMFAMLLGFPLPDAAWVAWVSPVLGTVMFAWGGAPFLTGAVAELRSRAPGMMLLIALAITVAFVASWGAGLGLVHHQLDFWWELALLIVIMLLGHWIEMRSLAQTTSALDSLAALLPDETEKVVGDATVTVDPADLAVGDVVVVRPGGRIPADGRVVQGSASMDESMITGESRPVRRGTGDPVVAGTVATDSGVRVEVTAVGADTALAGIQRLVADAQNSSSRAQRLADRAAGWLFWFALGAGILTALAWTLVGLPDDAVVRTITVLVIACPHALGLAIPLVVSIATERAARGGVLVKDRLALESMRTVDTVLFDKTGTLTEGAPTVTAIESMGGFDADRVLALAAAAEADSEHPLARAVVRAAQERGLDVPRAADFSSSPAVGVRARVRESAVQVGGPHLLAQEQLDELAAARPWRAEGAIVLHVIVDGAVAGALRLADGIRPESRRAVDALRARGVDVVMITGDAREVAASVADELGIDRFFAGVRPEDKAAKVAELQAEGRQVAMVGDGVNDAPALARADVGIAIGAGTDVAIASAGVILASDDPRSVVSVIELSRASYRKMTQNLWWAAGYNLLSVPLAAGVLAPIGFVLPMSVGAILMSASTVVVALNAQLLRRLDLSPDAVVPA